Part of the Chlamydiota bacterium genome, CCGGTCCCCCGTCACCAGTAACCGGTAACAAAATCCATTGTAACATACGCCTCGCTTTAAAGTGATTGAAAACCCTATGATGAGTTACTATAATATTGATTCATAAAGTCCGAAAGGAAAACACATGAAAAACAAAATCGTTCTATTGCCTACCCTTTTTTATTTTATATTTTTTTATTCCCAACTTCCTCATGCCTCAAACCTCGAGACGGATTTAAAAGTCAGCGATGGCTACCGCGTAGATCATTTCGACTGGAATATCGCAGGAGATATCAACGGACAAAACCCGAACATCCTTTCAGAACTCACTTGGAAAGATTTAGAGATCAACGAAATCAAGGGAGAGGAACAAATCCTCATTCACAAAAAAATTTTACTTAAAGGTTCCATCGCCTATGGCTGGATTCTGGATGGTAAAAATCAAGATTCTGATTTTGCAGGTGACGACCGTACCCTTGAATTTTCCCGTTCCATCAACGGTGCTGGCGGGGGGAACACACTCGATGGTTCACTGGGGGCCGGGCTCCAATGGCATTTTTTTAAAGGAAATCTGTCCCTCACCCCTCTTGGCGGTTATTCTTATCATGAGCAAAATTTAAGAATCGGAGATGGGATTGAATTTATTCCTACTTCAGATTCTATTGTATCCATCCCCCTCACAGGCCCGACCGACACGTACGATACCCAATGGAAAGGACCCTGGATCGGTTTAGACCTCGTGACCCAACCCACTGAAAAAATAACTTTATCCCTCGAGTTTCAATACCACTGGGCAGACTACGAAGCTGTGGCAGACTGGCATATGAGGGAAGACTTCGCCCATCCTGTGAGCTTTCGTCACGAAGCGGATGGAAATGGAATTGTCTTTTCGATGGGAACGAATTACGCATTGTCCCATCATGGGTCTATTTTTTTTAACATCGGATTTGAGCAATGGTCAACGGATCCAGGGATTGATCATACCTTTGTGTCAGACGGAACCGTTGAAGATTACCGCTTGAACGAAGTTAACTGGAAATCCCTTGTCATGAGACTGGGGTTAGGATTTCATTTTTAATATTTATAAATTAAATACCTTCATCTGCTTCCCGCAACCGTATGCCATCACGAGCCATCATTCACATCGACATGGACGCCTATTATGCTTCGGTGGAGGCTAAGGATCATCCTGAACTGAAAGGAAAATCAATTATTGTCGGGGGAAATCCCCAAGGACGAGGAGTCGTTTGCTCAGCCTCTTATGAGGCAAGGAAATTTGGGGTCCGGTCCGCCATGTCTTCGGCCCAGGCAGCACGAATTTGCCCTCAGGCCATTTTTATCTCTCCTCATTTTGAACGATACGAAGAAATTTCTAATCAAATCATGAATATTTTTCAAAAGTATACGCCTCTCGTGGAACCCCTTTCTCTTGATGAAGCCTATCTTGATGTCACCCAAAGCCCAAGGCTTAAAACAACCGTTACGGATCTGGCAAAAGAGATCAAGTCAGAAATTGTTTCTCAGACAGGGCTCACGGCATCCGCCGGAGTGGGTCCCAATAAATTCATCGCAAAAATCGCATCTGATTACAAGAAACCCAATGGACTCACCGTGGTCAAACCTAAAGAAGTCATTTCATTTATCACTCCCCTTCCCATCCGAAAAATGTGGGGTGTGGGAGAAGTCACCGAGCGACATTTCAAAAGCTTAGGAATCCAGACCATTGGACAATTAAGAAAATTCCCAATTAAAAAATGGGTCAACGAATTTGGAAAATCAGGCTATTTTTTCTACCAGCTTTCTCATGGCCAAGA contains:
- a CDS encoding omptin family outer membrane protease — its product is MKNKIVLLPTLFYFIFFYSQLPHASNLETDLKVSDGYRVDHFDWNIAGDINGQNPNILSELTWKDLEINEIKGEEQILIHKKILLKGSIAYGWILDGKNQDSDFAGDDRTLEFSRSINGAGGGNTLDGSLGAGLQWHFFKGNLSLTPLGGYSYHEQNLRIGDGIEFIPTSDSIVSIPLTGPTDTYDTQWKGPWIGLDLVTQPTEKITLSLEFQYHWADYEAVADWHMREDFAHPVSFRHEADGNGIVFSMGTNYALSHHGSIFFNIGFEQWSTDPGIDHTFVSDGTVEDYRLNEVNWKSLVMRLGLGFHF
- the dinB gene encoding DNA polymerase IV; translated protein: MPSRAIIHIDMDAYYASVEAKDHPELKGKSIIVGGNPQGRGVVCSASYEARKFGVRSAMSSAQAARICPQAIFISPHFERYEEISNQIMNIFQKYTPLVEPLSLDEAYLDVTQSPRLKTTVTDLAKEIKSEIVSQTGLTASAGVGPNKFIAKIASDYKKPNGLTVVKPKEVISFITPLPIRKMWGVGEVTERHFKSLGIQTIGQLRKFPIKKWVNEFGKSGYFFYQLSHGQDNRLVEAQTEYKSIGQETTFERDTLDMKFMKEILFELCQTVSERLSQDTIKAHTITLKVKYYDFKSITRSKTLPTSIHKAHDIMNVIQVLLPKTEAGQKEIRLLGVSLSSFDPKDSLQLLLFKDLL